Proteins encoded by one window of Halomonas sp. SH5A2:
- a CDS encoding NAD(P)/FAD-dependent oxidoreductase, which produces METFSRCSPDDHLVIIGNGMASHRLVEALVIHPQRPRAITVVGEEPVPAYNRILLSPLLAGDMQPEALTLRDADWYQDNGVTLKLGERVETIDRDSRTLLTDAGQAIHYDRLVLATGSRPALPKVPGIELDGVHGFRDLEDADALEAIAQQGGHALVIGGGLLGLEAAEGLRKRGQGLGVSVLQRSERLMNRQLDATAAGLLQDTLAARGLNIVTRAQLAKLEGDPTGRVCAAVLNDGRRLATDSVIIAAGITPNAELGQRAGLTTDRAIKVDRHLTTSDPHIFALGECCQFETHTYGLVEPIWHQVDVLAAALCGDADEGYREAPTATKLKISGVSLYAFGPTEAAPEHDELCYHDLERGDYRRLLLRDGRIEGAVLYGDTQHGPWYFEQALAGHDLSACRQALLFGAADVNTLQTSQAYPQDSQTPTSEAA; this is translated from the coding sequence ATGGAAACCTTTTCCCGGTGCTCACCCGATGACCACTTGGTCATTATCGGTAACGGCATGGCCAGCCACCGTTTAGTAGAAGCGCTGGTCATTCACCCCCAACGCCCCAGGGCAATCACCGTGGTTGGGGAAGAGCCGGTGCCCGCTTACAACCGCATTCTGCTTTCGCCGTTGCTTGCCGGTGACATGCAACCAGAGGCACTAACGCTCCGCGATGCCGACTGGTATCAGGACAACGGTGTAACGCTCAAGCTGGGCGAACGCGTCGAGACCATCGACCGTGACAGCCGCACACTATTAACCGACGCGGGCCAGGCCATCCATTATGACCGGTTGGTGCTGGCCACCGGCTCACGCCCGGCGCTGCCCAAAGTGCCGGGCATTGAGCTCGATGGCGTCCACGGGTTTCGTGATTTGGAAGATGCCGACGCGCTGGAGGCCATTGCTCAGCAAGGCGGCCATGCGCTGGTGATTGGCGGTGGCCTGCTAGGCCTGGAAGCCGCCGAAGGGCTACGCAAACGCGGCCAGGGGTTAGGGGTAAGCGTGTTACAACGCAGCGAGCGGTTAATGAACCGCCAACTGGATGCCACCGCCGCCGGCCTGCTGCAAGATACCCTGGCGGCGCGCGGGCTTAATATTGTCACCCGTGCTCAACTGGCGAAGCTTGAAGGCGACCCCACAGGTCGCGTCTGCGCTGCCGTTCTTAATGATGGCCGCCGACTCGCTACCGACAGCGTGATTATCGCCGCCGGCATTACCCCCAACGCCGAATTGGGCCAACGGGCCGGCCTTACCACCGACCGTGCCATCAAGGTAGACCGCCACCTCACCACCTCCGATCCGCATATTTTTGCGCTGGGCGAGTGCTGTCAGTTTGAAACGCATACCTATGGCCTGGTCGAGCCCATTTGGCACCAGGTCGACGTGCTAGCAGCCGCGCTTTGCGGCGACGCAGACGAAGGGTATCGAGAAGCCCCCACCGCCACCAAGCTTAAAATCAGCGGCGTATCGCTTTACGCCTTTGGCCCCACCGAGGCGGCGCCGGAGCACGACGAACTTTGCTACCACGACCTGGAGCGCGGCGACTACCGCCGGCTGCTCCTGCGGGACGGGCGCATAGAAGGCGCCGTTCTTTACGGTGACACCCAACACGGCCCCTGGTACTTCGAGCAGGCGCTGGCCGGTCACGACCTTAGTGCCTGTCGCCAGGCGTTGCTGTTTGGCGCCGCGGACGTCAATACGCTGCAAACCTCGCAGGCGTATCCCCAGGATTCTCAAACCCCGACTTCAGAGGCGGCTTAA
- the nirB gene encoding nitrite reductase large subunit NirB — MSTPTVNANNTANRAKLIIIGNGMVGHHLVEQLVDSGALEHYQVTVFGEERHRAYDRVHLSEYFSGRDAESLALCEADYYDTSGVTLRTGEAVIEIDRDAQDVVTNQGCYPYDKLVLATGSYPFVPPIPGNDRDGCLVYRTLDDLDDIRAAAENATNGVVVGGGLLGLEAANALRGLNLDTAVVEFASRLMPMQVDNEGGELLREKIEALGVQVLTERSTQRIEDGDASHHRMVFQDDKVLETDLIVFSAGIRPRDQLARDCGLEIGERGGVVVDDQCQTSDPAILAIGEVALWNQSIFGLVAPGYQMAKAALATLTDGDTRFSGADMSTKLKLLGVDVGSIGDAHGNQNPGARMFRYLDPLTQVYRKMVVSSDGKKLLGAMLVGDNSAYDTLLQYYSNAIELPDEPASLILPQSSGAAPALGPGALPETATICSCHNVSKGDICATIDGGAVDLAGVKGETKASTGCGGCTALLKSVVDHELEARGVEVDKSICEHFAHTRQGLYDIVRVEGIKTFSELIEKHGNPETHRLGCDICKPAVASILASCFNEPITDASHVPLQDTNDTFMANMQKNGTYSVVPRVAGGEITPDKLIVLGEVAKKYGLYSKVTGGQRIDLFGARLEDLPDIWSELIDAGFETGHAYGKSLRTVKSCVGSTWCRYGVQDSVGMAIQLENRYKGLRSPHKIKSGVSGCTRECAEAQSKDIGIIATENGWNLYVCGNGGMRPRHAELFATDLDDEQLYRTIDRFLMFYVRTADRLQRTSVWRENLEGGLDYLKEVVLEDSLGIGDELERQMQTVIDNYQCEWADAISDPEKLKRFRSFVNDERPDPSIIMTSERGQLRPA; from the coding sequence ATGTCTACCCCAACAGTGAATGCCAACAACACGGCAAACCGAGCGAAACTCATCATTATTGGCAACGGTATGGTCGGCCACCACCTGGTCGAGCAGCTCGTTGATAGCGGTGCCCTTGAGCACTATCAGGTCACCGTGTTTGGTGAAGAGCGTCATCGCGCCTACGACCGGGTACATCTCTCGGAATACTTTAGCGGTCGCGACGCTGAGTCGCTCGCCCTATGCGAAGCCGACTACTACGACACCAGCGGCGTCACGCTGCGCACTGGCGAGGCCGTGATCGAGATCGATCGCGACGCGCAAGACGTGGTAACCAATCAGGGCTGTTACCCCTACGACAAGCTGGTACTGGCCACCGGCTCGTACCCTTTCGTGCCGCCGATTCCCGGCAATGACCGCGACGGCTGCCTGGTGTACCGCACGCTGGATGACCTGGACGACATTCGCGCGGCGGCGGAAAACGCCACCAACGGCGTGGTGGTCGGCGGCGGACTGCTCGGTCTGGAAGCCGCTAATGCGCTGCGCGGCTTGAACCTGGATACCGCCGTGGTTGAGTTTGCCTCTCGCCTGATGCCCATGCAGGTGGACAATGAAGGCGGCGAACTTCTGCGCGAAAAAATCGAAGCGCTGGGGGTCCAGGTGCTCACCGAACGGTCGACTCAGCGCATTGAAGACGGTGACGCAAGCCATCACCGCATGGTGTTCCAGGACGACAAGGTGCTGGAAACCGACCTGATCGTGTTTTCGGCGGGCATTCGCCCCCGCGACCAACTGGCCCGCGATTGCGGCCTTGAGATTGGCGAGCGCGGTGGCGTGGTGGTCGACGACCAATGCCAGACCAGCGACCCGGCCATCCTCGCGATTGGTGAAGTCGCGCTGTGGAACCAGAGCATCTTTGGCCTGGTCGCCCCTGGCTACCAAATGGCCAAGGCGGCGCTGGCCACCCTGACAGACGGCGACACTCGCTTTAGTGGCGCGGACATGAGCACCAAGCTCAAGCTGCTCGGGGTGGATGTCGGCTCGATTGGCGACGCCCACGGCAATCAAAACCCTGGGGCGCGCATGTTCCGCTACCTCGACCCGCTCACCCAGGTGTACCGCAAGATGGTCGTCTCCAGCGATGGCAAGAAACTGCTGGGTGCCATGCTGGTGGGCGACAACAGTGCCTACGACACGCTGCTGCAATACTATTCCAACGCCATCGAACTGCCTGACGAACCTGCCTCATTGATTCTGCCGCAAAGCAGTGGTGCCGCCCCGGCGTTGGGCCCTGGCGCGCTGCCGGAAACCGCCACCATCTGTTCCTGCCATAACGTCTCCAAGGGCGATATTTGCGCCACCATTGACGGCGGTGCGGTCGACTTAGCAGGCGTGAAAGGCGAAACCAAGGCCAGCACAGGCTGTGGCGGTTGTACCGCACTGCTCAAAAGCGTGGTGGACCACGAGCTTGAAGCCCGCGGCGTCGAAGTCGACAAATCGATTTGCGAGCACTTCGCCCATACCCGCCAGGGGCTTTACGACATTGTCCGGGTGGAAGGCATCAAAACCTTCAGCGAGCTGATCGAAAAGCACGGCAACCCTGAGACTCACCGCCTGGGCTGCGATATCTGCAAGCCCGCGGTGGCCTCGATTCTGGCTTCTTGCTTTAACGAACCGATCACCGACGCGTCGCATGTGCCATTGCAGGATACCAACGACACCTTCATGGCCAACATGCAGAAAAACGGCACCTACTCGGTGGTCCCCCGTGTCGCTGGTGGTGAAATCACCCCTGATAAACTGATCGTGCTCGGCGAAGTCGCCAAGAAATATGGCCTTTACTCCAAAGTCACCGGTGGGCAGCGGATCGATTTATTCGGCGCACGCCTGGAAGATTTGCCGGACATCTGGAGCGAGCTGATCGACGCCGGCTTTGAAACTGGCCATGCTTACGGCAAGTCGCTGCGTACGGTGAAATCCTGCGTAGGTAGCACCTGGTGCCGCTACGGCGTGCAGGACAGCGTCGGCATGGCGATCCAGTTGGAGAACCGCTACAAGGGGCTGCGCTCGCCGCACAAGATCAAGTCTGGTGTTTCCGGCTGTACCCGCGAATGCGCCGAGGCCCAGAGCAAGGACATTGGCATCATTGCCACCGAAAACGGCTGGAACCTCTATGTGTGCGGTAACGGCGGCATGCGCCCGCGCCACGCTGAGCTATTCGCCACCGACCTGGATGACGAGCAGCTTTACCGCACCATCGACCGCTTCCTGATGTTCTACGTGCGCACCGCCGACCGCCTGCAGCGTACCTCGGTATGGCGTGAGAACCTCGAAGGGGGCCTTGATTACCTCAAAGAGGTAGTTCTTGAAGACAGCCTGGGCATTGGCGATGAGCTCGAGCGTCAGATGCAAACCGTGATCGACAACTACCAGTGCGAATGGGCCGACGCGATCAGCGACCCGGAAAAGCTCAAGCGCTTCAGAAGCTTCGTCAACGACGAGCGTCCGGACCCGTCGATCATCATGACCAGCGAGCGCGGTCAGCTACGGCCCGCTTAA
- a CDS encoding MnhB domain-containing protein, with protein sequence MNEATSSPYNPGAYSSDEIPSLPEAPKKRGRLGEDLLPFGDYAHINPYQQICADAELVQHMEQKDKQFYLSDDWWWDHQRIRFIKSQLGLSVLLMAFPFLYFCFLVFFPFYLSYVIVFYMQDHDHNAVLAMLIFLAVAGGGLIGAAIIGAYTCQSVMNGIIRGCAYLARPFQGWLAKRGNSYMNNRQSELNRQTGMVSFAQGKRKPPLRAPFVEFDGYVERVVQRGGVFYRLMFVHRYTGKQFNQTSLSAIVDHQHEVRATWDMLQRYMDVSQPLPDVPRLEPFRHLDPTTAEHDRQTGRNPRYWRDLDLEAWKKGDGAAHIKAQIAYPWDRKRCQLTPQLGKVEMEAYRQRQEAAAV encoded by the coding sequence ATGAATGAGGCTACCTCCTCCCCTTATAATCCAGGTGCCTATAGTAGCGACGAGATCCCTTCATTACCTGAAGCACCCAAGAAAAGGGGTCGTTTAGGTGAAGACCTGCTGCCTTTCGGTGATTATGCGCATATCAACCCCTATCAGCAGATTTGCGCGGACGCCGAGCTGGTTCAACATATGGAGCAGAAAGATAAACAATTCTATCTATCAGATGATTGGTGGTGGGATCATCAACGCATCCGCTTTATAAAAAGCCAGCTGGGGTTATCTGTATTATTAATGGCTTTTCCTTTTTTATACTTTTGCTTTCTGGTGTTTTTTCCTTTTTACCTCTCGTATGTAATTGTTTTTTATATGCAAGACCATGATCACAACGCCGTACTAGCCATGTTAATTTTTCTCGCAGTGGCGGGGGGGGGGCTGATAGGCGCAGCAATTATCGGCGCTTATACCTGCCAATCCGTTATGAACGGGATTATCCGTGGTTGTGCTTACCTTGCGAGGCCTTTTCAGGGTTGGCTTGCCAAGCGCGGCAATAGTTATATGAACAACCGCCAAAGTGAGCTTAATCGCCAAACCGGCATGGTGAGCTTCGCACAAGGCAAGAGGAAGCCGCCGCTAAGAGCACCTTTCGTCGAATTCGACGGCTATGTGGAGCGCGTAGTACAGCGGGGCGGCGTGTTCTACCGATTGATGTTTGTCCATCGCTATACCGGCAAGCAGTTCAACCAGACGTCGCTCAGCGCCATTGTCGATCATCAGCACGAAGTCCGGGCTACATGGGATATGCTGCAACGCTATATGGACGTCAGCCAGCCGCTGCCGGACGTGCCCCGCCTGGAGCCCTTCCGTCACCTCGATCCCACTACCGCTGAGCACGACCGCCAAACCGGCCGTAACCCGCGCTACTGGCGCGATCTGGATCTGGAAGCCTGGAAGAAGGGGGATGGCGCCGCTCATATCAAGGCACAGATCGCGTATCCCTGGGATCGCAAGCGCTGCCAGCTAACGCCTCAGCTCGGGAAGGTGGAGATGGAGGCGTATCGGCAACGGCAAGAGGCCGCTGCGGTATGA
- a CDS encoding type VI secretion system Vgr family protein — protein MSQRMETDKTGLQFTLTLPGVEEIAVIDFTHREALSQPFNLALNLASRDGSLDAADLLDREASLTIWQDGEPLRRVHGIVSEFGQGDRGHRRTFYSLVMRPAMWRLSLRHNSRIFQKVDPLTIINTLCDERGIRDVAFAVTRELAEREYCVQYRETDLAFIERLAAEEGLFYFHEFEDSDNGAHRLIFADDPQVLTHLGERTYHSRAGGTAPTRHVRKLSHTARVASSSATLKDYSFKNPAYAQLHDHLGRDVEGHGQQGVVDKGYEHYDYPGRYKQDASGEPFTRIRLEQLRREAITASAESDLPELAPGLRFSLTDHDADSLNRDWQAISVLHHGEQPQALEEDGITQGDAAGMTRYHNQVTLIPGDAPWRASPNPKPRVDGPQVAFVVGPEGEEIHCDEHGRVKVQFPWDRYAESNETASCWVRVAQGWAGGGYGSIAIPRIGHEVIVSFLEGDPDQPLVTGRTYHAVNTAPYSLPEHKTRTVIRTQSHKADGFNELRFEDEAGEEQIWLHAQKDLELLTLNDRTEEIRRDSHIKVQNDRISEIDNDDHHTVHNNRHTKIDGDDHLTIDGTRHEKIGRAQLLEAGQEVHHKSGGKTVIDAGAEITLEAGGSFVKLDPSGITIVGAQVKINSGGSPGSGSGQEASPPELPRHAEGEEHARIDFSGHEPSQQAKRVEAEGVGKREFLVDVTSGGQDGQQARLRKRRSPTKGGQNG, from the coding sequence ATGTCTCAAAGGATGGAGACAGATAAGACGGGCCTACAATTCACCCTAACGCTCCCCGGCGTTGAAGAGATCGCGGTGATCGACTTTACCCACCGCGAAGCGCTCTCCCAACCTTTCAATCTGGCGCTCAACCTGGCCAGCCGCGATGGTAGCCTGGATGCTGCCGACCTCCTGGATCGTGAGGCTTCATTGACGATCTGGCAGGACGGCGAACCGCTGCGCCGCGTGCACGGCATTGTCAGCGAATTTGGCCAGGGTGACCGCGGCCATCGGCGTACCTTCTACTCGCTAGTGATGCGCCCGGCGATGTGGCGGCTTTCGCTGCGCCACAACTCGCGGATTTTTCAGAAAGTCGACCCGCTCACCATTATCAATACCTTATGCGATGAGCGGGGCATTCGCGACGTGGCCTTTGCGGTCACCCGCGAGCTTGCCGAGCGCGAGTACTGCGTACAGTACCGCGAGACCGACCTCGCCTTTATCGAGCGCCTGGCCGCCGAAGAGGGGCTTTTTTACTTCCATGAGTTTGAGGACAGTGACAACGGCGCCCATCGGCTGATCTTCGCCGACGACCCCCAGGTGCTGACCCATCTTGGCGAGCGCACGTACCACAGCCGCGCCGGTGGCACCGCGCCCACACGTCATGTGCGTAAACTCAGCCATACCGCCAGGGTGGCGAGTTCGTCCGCCACGCTGAAAGACTACAGCTTTAAAAATCCCGCCTATGCGCAGCTCCACGACCACCTGGGCCGTGATGTGGAAGGCCATGGACAGCAGGGCGTCGTTGATAAAGGGTACGAACACTACGACTACCCCGGTCGCTATAAGCAGGATGCTTCAGGCGAGCCCTTTACCCGTATTCGCCTGGAACAGCTGCGCCGGGAAGCGATCACCGCCAGCGCCGAAAGCGACTTGCCCGAACTCGCCCCCGGCCTGCGCTTTAGCCTGACGGATCACGACGCCGACAGCCTCAACCGCGACTGGCAGGCTATCAGTGTTCTTCACCACGGCGAACAGCCTCAAGCGCTGGAAGAGGATGGCATCACGCAGGGCGACGCTGCCGGGATGACCCGCTACCACAACCAGGTCACGTTGATTCCCGGCGATGCACCCTGGCGGGCGTCCCCCAACCCCAAGCCCCGTGTCGATGGCCCCCAGGTCGCCTTTGTGGTTGGCCCGGAAGGCGAAGAGATTCACTGCGACGAGCACGGCCGGGTCAAGGTCCAGTTCCCCTGGGACCGCTACGCTGAATCCAATGAAACGGCCAGCTGCTGGGTGCGAGTTGCCCAGGGCTGGGCAGGCGGCGGCTATGGCAGCATCGCCATTCCGCGTATCGGCCATGAGGTGATTGTCTCGTTTCTGGAGGGCGACCCGGATCAACCCTTGGTTACCGGGCGAACCTATCACGCCGTGAATACCGCGCCTTACTCGCTGCCGGAACACAAGACTCGCACCGTCATCCGCACCCAAAGCCACAAGGCCGACGGCTTTAACGAACTGCGCTTTGAAGACGAAGCGGGCGAAGAGCAAATCTGGCTCCACGCCCAGAAAGACCTGGAGCTGCTGACGCTTAATGACCGCACCGAAGAGATCCGCCGCGACAGCCATATCAAGGTTCAAAACGACCGCATCAGCGAGATCGACAACGACGATCACCACACAGTGCATAACAACCGCCACACCAAGATAGACGGCGACGATCATCTAACGATCGATGGCACCCGCCACGAGAAAATCGGCCGAGCACAGCTGCTGGAAGCGGGGCAGGAAGTGCATCACAAATCAGGCGGCAAGACGGTGATCGATGCCGGCGCAGAGATCACCCTCGAGGCTGGGGGCAGCTTCGTCAAGCTCGACCCCAGCGGCATTACCATCGTTGGTGCCCAGGTCAAGATCAACTCTGGGGGTAGCCCGGGCTCAGGCAGCGGGCAAGAAGCCAGCCCTCCAGAGCTACCCCGGCATGCAGAGGGAGAGGAGCACGCTCGCATCGACTTCTCAGGCCATGAACCCAGCCAGCAGGCCAAGCGGGTCGAGGCAGAAGGAGTAGGCAAGCGAGAGTTCCTCGTCGACGTGACCAGCGGCGGTCAGGATGGACAGCAGGCGCGCCTGCGCAAGAGACGGAGCCCGACAAAAGGGGGGCAAAACGGATGA
- the nirD gene encoding nitrite reductase small subunit NirD: MTATAMKKEMDTVSVENSKTWQKVCTKADLVEFSGVAAWLDSDETQSQVAIFYLPGHGNELYALDHHDPFSNANVIARGIVGDLKGAPVVASPIYKQHFRLEDGQCLEDEDVKLRTWKIEFKGDEVWIEG; encoded by the coding sequence ATGACCGCAACGGCAATGAAAAAAGAGATGGATACAGTGAGTGTTGAAAACAGCAAAACGTGGCAAAAAGTCTGCACCAAAGCCGACCTGGTTGAATTTTCCGGGGTTGCCGCCTGGCTCGATAGTGACGAAACTCAGTCCCAGGTGGCCATTTTCTATTTACCCGGCCATGGCAACGAGCTTTACGCCCTCGACCACCACGACCCGTTCTCCAACGCCAACGTCATTGCCCGGGGCATTGTCGGCGATTTAAAAGGAGCCCCGGTGGTCGCTTCACCCATCTACAAGCAGCACTTCCGACTGGAAGATGGGCAGTGCCTGGAGGATGAGGACGTCAAGCTGCGTACCTGGAAGATCGAATTCAAAGGCGATGAGGTGTGGATTGAGGGGTAA
- a CDS encoding toxin VasX: MSEGDLKELQDEDTDLGIRRRVEYEDEEDGTLALVIPKREGGGDIEIPLVEHARTVFERTDGSLQDNTLLAVRPLAEVGRDRPVQQNGVTTYTGIAAAMLRPGYLYVFFDNRLWRELEVGPDGKLSDVDLTHYREQAEGGDTPNERASEGEWLDDILLPAMLQRQATLHCVRLAYSEIAWSWPYITWLEANPGQLEVRTTAVGHAHAVIFDTEKQLSMQTGFPAGRVADQPALRERDLGIELMLEAPETFTADFTAPAGDELCTKLKTLWEQAGETDRASTLALECEAGDDLLASIRENAGIVAVALPDPLFTLRHGLAQLHLAQHYLDGLDSLLSDKPLAHSAKLVRQALYDVSENGEQTPLAEYRDTIDQEKLNQTLNQAERDHAVARVQHHIELLEPLISDGTLVAVLRDYSSHHQLGICELYALCGDLLGVLQQLPGILREQGAAAIGANVKALLTRLLSRQDLQALWCDDSDSEESENDGSGNFRPAFLRQLAEDNSDIDEAGATGLGMESLGVIAQNLSAQELAQQSYVISLANASKVSGLISTIVGQWSQAVLRAVEKVSDDVETVQLRRTFTAVGNHANLIDGNLRGELHVMPRGDVDLSRYTIIGVHGDGIAWGLTDRDRTSGALQTQRDYLYAEQVDPRGNVSASTSPKRMSAEVDDAIRQVAGHTLVYVLPVGHPEAANLNQLRLTKIAGQAKLVIDGPAVSRVLVGFAIYNLGRETVSAVKAHQAGELTGLQLSKALSGLADLSAASMKLHTVLYPTSNTLIGKFVQRAWFDMKSWPVIGSRLSQIGASTLVRTIGLFNFFAGVFTVGVSSWELRNSLQGGDHDAAIGHGIAVAGGSLFLAAPLMPGLLLIPGWGWALLGLGLAIGGTSYAAMNQDTPFEQLLRRGPLGTHASSDMASMDDQAYYPQLLTQLSPVEVNVKRYGVLEPNERQALLDSVWESTRESPSKRDYVVTISTPLISRYKIGDALTLAVQELEQTDTGTITPLGTYEKLSNITRAPEPFEIGKRQLLPQQSAVRFLVKRKVAEESFEMSGTSVTSTSRLRVAMQARIEWELDAMVLPTPMLDHYEAYSEQEHGTLPARGHRTVDNPISRLIRTLVGRQQDPQYWYIKEFRV; encoded by the coding sequence ATGAGTGAAGGCGATCTCAAGGAACTGCAAGACGAAGACACTGACCTGGGCATTCGACGGCGGGTCGAGTACGAAGACGAAGAAGACGGCACCCTGGCACTGGTCATTCCCAAGCGTGAAGGGGGCGGCGACATTGAGATACCGCTGGTGGAGCACGCCCGAACCGTCTTCGAGCGCACCGATGGCAGTTTGCAGGACAACACCCTGCTGGCCGTTCGTCCCCTGGCGGAAGTGGGTCGCGACCGCCCTGTGCAACAGAATGGTGTCACGACTTACACCGGCATCGCCGCCGCCATGCTGCGCCCGGGTTATTTGTACGTGTTCTTCGACAACCGCTTGTGGCGCGAACTCGAGGTCGGCCCCGACGGCAAGCTCAGCGATGTGGACCTTACGCACTATCGCGAACAGGCAGAGGGGGGCGATACCCCCAACGAGCGCGCCAGCGAAGGCGAATGGCTCGATGACATCCTGTTGCCAGCCATGCTGCAGAGACAGGCTACCCTGCATTGTGTGCGCCTCGCCTACAGCGAGATTGCCTGGAGCTGGCCTTATATTACGTGGCTGGAAGCAAACCCCGGCCAACTTGAAGTTCGCACCACCGCCGTCGGGCATGCCCATGCCGTGATTTTCGATACCGAGAAGCAGCTCTCCATGCAGACAGGTTTTCCCGCCGGGCGCGTGGCCGACCAGCCAGCGCTGCGCGAGCGCGATCTGGGTATCGAACTGATGCTGGAAGCCCCCGAAACCTTCACGGCCGATTTTACCGCACCAGCGGGCGACGAATTGTGCACCAAACTCAAGACCCTATGGGAGCAGGCAGGTGAAACCGATCGCGCGTCGACGCTTGCCCTGGAATGCGAGGCAGGCGACGATCTCTTGGCCAGCATTCGGGAAAACGCAGGCATCGTCGCCGTGGCACTGCCGGATCCCCTGTTTACGCTGCGCCATGGCCTGGCCCAACTTCACCTCGCCCAACACTACCTGGACGGTCTCGATAGCCTGCTCAGCGACAAACCGTTGGCACATTCCGCGAAATTAGTGCGCCAGGCGCTCTACGATGTTTCAGAAAACGGTGAACAGACGCCTCTGGCTGAATACCGCGACACCATTGATCAGGAAAAATTGAATCAAACTCTGAATCAGGCTGAGCGCGATCATGCCGTGGCGCGGGTGCAACATCACATCGAATTATTGGAACCACTGATCAGTGACGGCACCTTAGTGGCGGTATTGCGCGATTACAGCAGCCATCATCAATTAGGCATATGTGAGCTCTATGCGCTATGTGGTGACTTGCTAGGTGTGTTGCAGCAATTGCCCGGCATCTTGCGCGAACAAGGCGCAGCCGCTATAGGGGCCAACGTTAAGGCGCTGCTCACTCGGCTGCTGAGCCGTCAGGATTTACAAGCGCTGTGGTGTGATGATTCAGACAGCGAAGAAAGCGAGAATGATGGCAGCGGTAACTTCCGGCCAGCGTTTCTCCGTCAACTGGCCGAAGACAACAGCGATATTGATGAAGCGGGTGCCACAGGCTTAGGCATGGAATCTCTGGGCGTTATAGCGCAGAACCTCTCGGCACAAGAGCTTGCCCAGCAAAGCTACGTTATCAGCTTGGCCAATGCCAGTAAGGTCAGCGGGCTGATCAGCACCATCGTAGGGCAATGGAGCCAGGCGGTGCTGCGGGCCGTCGAAAAGGTCAGCGACGATGTGGAGACCGTTCAGCTAAGGCGTACTTTCACTGCCGTTGGAAACCACGCCAACCTTATCGATGGCAACCTGCGAGGCGAACTACACGTCATGCCGCGTGGCGACGTCGACTTGAGCCGCTATACCATCATCGGCGTACATGGCGATGGCATCGCATGGGGATTGACCGATCGCGACCGTACCAGTGGCGCCCTGCAGACCCAACGGGATTACCTTTACGCCGAACAGGTGGATCCAAGAGGCAATGTGAGTGCCTCGACCAGTCCGAAGCGTATGTCGGCGGAAGTCGACGATGCCATTCGCCAGGTGGCAGGGCATACTCTGGTATACGTATTGCCCGTCGGGCACCCCGAGGCGGCTAACCTCAACCAACTACGCCTAACGAAAATTGCCGGGCAGGCCAAGTTGGTGATCGATGGCCCGGCGGTGTCGAGGGTGTTAGTAGGGTTTGCGATTTATAATCTTGGGCGAGAAACAGTCAGCGCGGTCAAAGCACACCAAGCTGGAGAGCTTACAGGGCTTCAACTTTCTAAGGCACTGAGTGGCTTGGCAGATCTAAGTGCAGCGTCAATGAAGCTTCACACAGTGTTATATCCAACTTCTAACACGCTCATCGGCAAGTTTGTGCAAAGAGCTTGGTTCGATATGAAAAGCTGGCCGGTTATTGGGTCAAGGCTGTCCCAGATCGGTGCAAGCACGCTTGTCCGAACTATTGGCTTGTTTAACTTTTTTGCCGGCGTTTTCACCGTTGGCGTTAGCTCCTGGGAGTTGCGCAATAGCCTGCAAGGTGGTGACCATGATGCTGCGATAGGCCATGGTATAGCGGTTGCCGGAGGTTCGCTGTTTCTAGCCGCTCCCTTAATGCCAGGGTTATTGCTGATTCCTGGTTGGGGCTGGGCGCTACTGGGGTTAGGGTTGGCCATTGGCGGCACCAGCTATGCGGCGATGAATCAGGACACCCCTTTCGAGCAGTTGCTAAGGCGAGGGCCATTGGGCACACACGCAAGTAGCGATATGGCGTCAATGGATGACCAAGCCTACTACCCGCAGCTATTGACACAGCTTAGCCCTGTCGAGGTTAACGTTAAACGCTACGGTGTATTGGAACCCAATGAGCGCCAGGCCTTGCTGGATAGCGTCTGGGAATCGACACGAGAATCACCCAGCAAACGGGATTATGTCGTTACCATCAGCACGCCGCTGATCAGCCGCTACAAAATCGGCGACGCCTTGACACTGGCGGTGCAAGAACTCGAGCAGACCGATACCGGTACCATTACTCCGCTTGGCACCTATGAAAAACTCTCGAATATCACCCGGGCACCGGAACCCTTTGAAATTGGCAAGCGCCAGTTGCTGCCGCAGCAAAGTGCCGTTCGCTTTCTGGTCAAGCGCAAGGTAGCCGAGGAGAGCTTCGAGATGAGTGGCACTTCGGTGACATCGACTTCCCGGCTCCGAGTCGCTATGCAGGCCAGAATCGAATGGGAACTGGACGCGATGGTACTGCCCACGCCAATGCTTGATCATTATGAAGCCTATAGTGAACAAGAGCATGGAACGTTACCGGCCCGTGGTCATCGTACGGTCGATAATCCAATCAGCCGTCTAATTCGCACATTGGTTGGCAGGCAGCAAGATCCGCAGTACTGGTATATCAAGGAATTCCGCGTATGA